The following nucleotide sequence is from Halobacillus mangrovi.
TATTGAATCTTTTTTTCCATTTGCTCATTGTATTCTTGATTTTATCCAAAAACCCTGCTAAATGCCTTAAGTAATTTTTCATGTTTTTCGGCACCAATCGCCAAATCAAACGAAAAACAAGTTTAATTGGATAAAATACGACAAGAAACAATAAGATTATACCCTTTAAAAGTATCTTATAAACAACAATAAGTAAAGAAAAAATTAGGAAAATCATGGATTTTATCGGCCATATGACAAGATGGTAAATTATTTTTTTCAATGTTCGCAGAATGGCTGAGACCACTCTTATAATCACTTCAAGTGCTTTTAAGTAAAGATTCTGAAAGAGTGCACGGTAGCTCGCGTAACCACAAGCAAGAGCGACAAATACATAAACACGAAGCTCACCATAGTTGGCTAAATAAAGAATATAAAAGAGAAAAGCAGCTTGAATCAACCAGAACAAAAGTTGATAAATGATTTCAAGCAAGCTCTTCTTATTTCGATTATGAAAAAATCGCTCAAACGTGTCCACAGAAGCTCCTACAAACATCCCCCCGGCAAGCATAGTGAGGATCGTTACGAACTGAGTGGTGAGGCTCATTTGAACAGCTTGCTAAACAACCCTTTAGCTTTCTCCCCTTGGTGCTCGTCCAAGTAAGACATCTCATACATTTTTCCCTTGATGGACACGATGCCAGAATCTAGATCTAGGTTTTTCATCTGAAGGTTTTGGCCTCTTATGACCAGGTACCCCATTGAAGTTTGAAGTAAGAATTCTTCACTATCAAAGCTGTCGACCTCTTTGACTCCTGAAATTTCCATGTTTCTTCTATTCCAAATTTTAATATTATGCTCAGCTTGTTGATGACTGCGGACGTTTTGGTTTTTATCATACATTTCCATCTCTAACAGCCCCCTTCTCTAGTACAAGCTATGAGAAAAAGTCGTGTTTTAGAACGATGGAAATAAAGGACCTCTTTTTAATATATTCCGTTAATAGCATGATCTTGAAGACGTACTTTCAATATAATGGGTCCGTTCCTGTTAATACGGTGGGGTGGGGCTGGGAAAAAACGCTTTCCTGCGGAGTACGGCAAGCCTCCTTCGTCGCTTCACTCCCTGCCGGGTCTCGCCTAGCTCCTTCTCCCGCGGGAGTCTCGTCGTCTCCCACATACCCGAACCCCTCCCCTTATAGGAGTTTGCGGAAACAGTAGAACCCAAGAATAAAAGGAAAGAACCACTGCAAAGCGCAGTGGTTCACTCTTATTTCACGGGTTCTTCTTTTTTTATCTCGTATAAGGAAGCTGCTTCATTTTTATTTACATTCTCTTTTAATGATTTCACTTCGATCGTTAACACTTTCTGGCCGAACTGAATGGTGAGCTCATCTCCTATAGCCACGTTACTCGCCGCTTTACTTTGATTGCCATTAATGCTGATCCGTCCTTGGTCCGCCACTTCTTTAGCCAACGTCCGCCTTTTAATCAGTCGCGATATTTTTAAGAATTTATCTAAACGCAATTTATTCCACTCCTTTATGTTGTTCTTTCGCTTGAACCCAAAGTTCTTCCAGGGCATCTAAATCATAATCGTTCAAGGAACGACCTTTCTCTTGAGCTGATTTTTCCATAGCAGCCAGTCTAGTTCTGAACTTTTGGTTTGTCCGTTGGAGAGCATTCTCACTATTTAATTTGTAATGTCTCGCAAGGTTCGCAATGGCAAACAGCCAATCACCGAATTCCTTCTCCATCTCTACCTGATCTCCCTGTGCACGTGCTTCTTGGAATTCTTGCCACTCCTCCTTCACTTTTTCAATGACAGGTTCAGCAGAATCCCAGTCGAATCCTACTTTGGCAGCTTTCTTCTGAAGCTCTTCCGCTTGTAATAATGCAGGGAAGCTTCCAGGTACGGCATCGAGGATTGAGGACGGCATCCCGCCTTTCTCTTCCTGTTTGATGGCCTCCCAATTTGTCACAACTTCCTCTGCATCGTTGACGGTAACATGCTCAAATACATGCGGGTGACGACGGATCATTTTATCTGTTACCGATACTATTACGTCATCAATAGAGAAAAACCCTTCATCCTCGCCAATTTGGCTGTGCAGCATCACCTGAAGCAACACATCGCCAAGCTCTTCCACCATATGCTCGTCATCTTGTCGATTTACCGCATCAATGAATTCATAGGCTTCCTCTATCAAATATTTACGTAAGGATTCATGGGTTTGCTTCCGATCCCAAGGACAGCCATTTGGTCCTCTTAAGACCCGAATAACTTCCCTTAAGCGGAAAAACTGATGATTTAGTTTGTCCTTTGGTACTGGAGGGATATAAACACTCGTCAAATTGTTGACTTCCACATTACGGTCAAGCTCCTTTAGGGGTACAGTGAGCACCTGCTCCTGACTGCTACCCGCTGCAGTTACGATCGTAATAGGATAGTCAGGCGGCAAATCTTCCAGAAGTGTTAACTTTACTTCAGAAGCGATCATCGAATCATAGACTTGGCACAAAATCGTATGGTTCACCAATTGGATTTGTTCTCTATGAAGATCTGTAGCGTCTAAAAATTGAAGGCCTTCAATCGGATCAATTTCTAAAGCGGTAAACGTAGCATCTAAGAAACTTTGGCCGCCTTGAATGTCTAAATGAACATGACCGTGGTCACGCTTTTCTATTAAAAGCTGGACCGTCCGCTCCGCTAGCATTGGGTGCCCAGGGACGACATAAACTACGTCTGCCTCCTGTGCTGCCTGAACCAGCTTTTCAACGATCGTCTCATAAACACCTTGAAATTGGGACTGCTTCTCGTAGACATCATCAAAACTCAGAAATCTCAGTCCGTCTTTTTGCAGCTCATCTATTACGGGATGATCTAGTGTCCGTACGTAAATAGTTTTGTCTTTACTCGTCAACTGTCGGTAGATGCCTAACGGAAGCTGCTCTTTGTCTCCTGCACCTAACCCTATTACCGTAATCGTATTCATGATTTCAACCCTTTCGGAAGTAGTCGTTGCAACGTATTATAAAAAGGCATAGGCTCGAGCTCTTTTTTTGTAAAAGTACCAAGCGTCAATAACAATAGAAAGTACACAAGACCTCCAAGAGTCGTCATTGTGAGTGTATAAATAAGTAAGAGGACGCGCCCATCGGCCATGATTCTTTCCCCAAAATCGTGGAACAATGTCAAAAATAAGATCATTCCTGTCAGGGAAGCACCAATTTTCAGCCAGGGCATATTCAGCCATCGGTTCAACGGTATTTCTTTTCCTAAGAGTACGATATTTCCTGCTAAAACGAAAGCTGTAGCTATCGTGGAAGCTACCGCTGCCCCATGTAAACCAAAAGCCGGGATCAGCCAGTAATTGCCAAAGACTTTTATCCCAATGGCTAATAGAATCAAAGTGGCGGTATGACGTACATATCCCAGCCCCTGCAGTACAGATGCTGTCGTTAGAGAAAGAGAAGCAAACAAAATGACGAGCATAAGGACCCTGAGAGCATTTGTTCCTTGTGTATTTTGAAAAAACAGTTGGTTAATCTCTGGAAATAAAACAATCAGGCCGGCTGTTGCCCCCAGACTAATGATTAAACTGATTTTCGTTGAATTGTACATATAAGTTTTGACATGTTCCGGATCCTTTTCATAACGTTTCCTCGTCACAGAGGGAATTAAAGCCAGAGCTACTGAAGAAGCAAGGACGGTCCCTAGTTGAATCAAAGGCTGTCCTCGGTCAAAAACTCCTTTCAGCACTCTTGCCTTTTCCATCTCTACCCCAAACTCTAGAAGCCCAGGAACAAGTGAAAGCGAATCAACGAATTGCATAGATAGTAACAGTGTATAGTTTAAACAAATAAATAACCCGTAAAACAAAATGGTTCGTATGTAGGAAACTGATGTGCTCCATCTCTCATTTTTCCAAATGGACTGTTTTTTTACGAAGAATAATAACACACCTAGTCCTCCGCATGCGCCTAGAAAAGAGGCGACTGACGCTCCGATCCCAACGACATAGAGGCGGTCAAATTTTATGACTAAAACGGCAGTGGCAATAATTGTACTGACTCGAATGAGCTGATCTAGGATTTGCGATACGGCTGTTGGCTTCATTTGATTCATACCTTGGAATACACCCCTGAATAAAGAGATGAATGGCACGAGTAAAAACACAAAAAAAGCCGACCGTAAAGATGGAATGAGTTTTTCATCCCCCATGACAGCAGCTATAGCAGGTGCCTGAGTAAAACCTATCACAAAGATCAGGCCGCAGATTCCCATTAACCAGGAGAATACCGGCAAATAAAAAGAAGGGAGAGACAGGAATGACTTTTCTTCCATGAATTCTGAGACAAGCTTTGAAATGGCGGCGGGAAATCCGTATAAAGAAAGGATCAGGGCTACGCCTAGAATAGGATACACTTGCTGGTAAACATAAAATCCTAAATCCCCTGTAATATTTTGCAATGGCACCCGATATCCTGCACTCAGTATCTTACTGATTAACCCTGCAAAGGTTAAGATTAGTGCTCCTTTAACGACGGATTGCGATGTTTGATTGGTCATTGTGGACCCTTTCTCTGTATGATGTATGTTCTTCCCTATTATATCATACGAAAGGCCAGATCCTTTACCGTTAAGGACCTGACCTCACTGTCTATTCCATTTGTTTGGCAAGAAAGCTGGCTGCTGTCTGAACCGCTTTGTTTGAACCTTCATCAAGTGGAGATCCTTCCTTGTTAAAAGCGACAACACAACCAATTGGATCACCCTGTGCGATAATAGGTTGAATAATGTATGATATGACATCCTCTTCTTGTCCGCGGACGAATTCTACTGGAGTCGGGTGCTTCTCTGAAGCCATGCTTCTTGAGTCCATCACCTGCTCTACTTTCGAACCGATTGAACGATTCATATAATCTTTCTTCGCCCCACCAGCTACGGCAATAAATTCATCCCGGTCACAAATCAAAACAGGCATTTCAAGGGTTTCACTTAGAGCATCTGCATATTCTTTTGCGAAATCACCCAGCTCACTAATTGGGGAATACTTCTTCAGAATGACCTCACCTTCTCGGTCAACGAAAATTTCCAGTGGATCCCCCTCGCGAATCCTTAAAGTGCGGCGGATTTCCTTGGGAATGACAACACGACCTAAATCATCTATACGACGTACTATACCAGTTGCTTTCATTCTTATGCTGCCTCCTTTTCTTTGGTGATGTTCCTATTACTATCCTATGAAGCGCATGCAGAATAAGCGGGTGATTAAGGATAGTATGATACAGCAGAATAAACCTATACATCCTTGGTATGGATTTTTTTATAATATACCGGTTAATTAGGATAATTTTGTTAAGGATTACGGGTAAAAACTTCAAAAAAGATACCCCTCACCTTAAAGGTGAGGGGTAGGATGATGATTATGCCGTTGTCGTTTCCCGTGCCATTTCTGGAAGTTTACTGATGAACTCCTCTACAATCTCATAACGCTTGAGCTGAGATTTTCGATCCCAATTGAAGGTTACTTTTAACTGGTTATCTTCCGTACCAAGCTGGACAATCCGTCCGTATTTATTGGCAAATTCAAACAGTTTTGCTCCGTCAATTTGCTGGCTTTGTTCCGATTCCATAACCATTTCAAGTTTTTTCTTCTTCTCAGATATGGACTCAATTCTCGCCTGCTTCGCATATAGGCGGATCGAAGACACACGGAATAGATTCTCTACTTCTTCTGGATAATCCCCGAAACGATCAATAAGCTCATCGCGAAGATCATGGATATCTTCCACAGATTCTATCGCCTGGAACTGTTTATACATGTCGATTTTCTGCTTTTCTTCACGGATATACTCTTCAGGGATATAGGCGTCCATAGACATATCAAGTTCCGGCTGAAAAGGCTGGACAGCTTCCGGCTCTTTACCCTGACGTTTAGCCTCGATCGCATCCTTGAGCATTTGAGAATACATATCAAATCCTACAGAATCAATAAACCCATGCTGCTGTGAGCCTAAAAGATTACCGGCTCCACGGATGGATAAGTCGCGCATCGCAATCTTAAACCCGGACCCAAGCTCTGTAAACTCCTTAATCGCCTGCAAGCGTTTCTCAGCAACTTCAGTTAAAACTTTGTCCTTTTGATAAGTAAAGTAGGCATAGGCGACTCGGTTGGAACGTCCAACACGTCCGCGAAGCTGATAAAGCTGACTGAGCCCCATTCGATCCGCATCATAAACAATCAAAGTGTTAACATTCGGAATGTCTACTCCCGTTTCAATAATTGTCGTGCTGACGAGCACATCGAATTCCCCTTCTAAGAAGGAAAACATGACATTCTCTAACTCTGTTTCATTCATTTGACCATGTGCAAATGTCACACGGGCTTCAGGAACCAGCTCAGCGATTTCCTGCGCCATCCGCTCAATATTCTCTACTCTATTGAATAAGAAAAAGACTTGACCGTCGCGGGCCATTTCCCGTTCAACAGCTTCTCTCAGGAAAATCGGGTTATACTCAAGCACATAAGTTTGAATCGGGAAGCGGTTCGCAGGCGGGGTTTCAATGACAGACAGATCCCTTACTCCAAGCATGGACATGTGAAGTGTCCTCGGTATCGGGGTAGCGGTTAAAGTTAAAACGTCAACGTTATGCTTCAACTGCTTGATTTTCTCTTTGTGCTTCACCCCAAAGCGCTGCTCTTCGTCTACAATTAATAGACCAAGATCCTTGAACTGAACGTCTTTAGATAAAATTCTATGAGTACCAACTACAATATCATCAAGACCTTTTCTTATACGGTCTGTCGTCTCTTTCTGTTGTTTTCTCGTACGGAAACGGCTCATAAGACCGATATTAATCCCAAACCCTTGAAAACGTTCCTGAAGGGTCTCATAGTGCTGTTGAGCTAAAATCGTCGTAGGGACTAAAATAGCGACCTGCTTTCCATCGACGATCGCTTTAAAAGCTGCACGGATAGCTACTTCTGTCTTCCCGTATCCTACGTCGCCGCAAAGCAGACGATCCATCGGTCTGATTCGTTCCATATCTTCTTTGATTTCTTCAATACAGCGGATTTGGTCTTCTGTTTCTTCATATGGAAAAGCTGTCTCAAATTCTCTTTGCATTTCATCATCTTTACTGAAGGCATATCCTTTCGATGCTTCACGCTCCGCGTACAGTTGAATCAAATCATCAGCGATATCTTCAACAGAAGATTGAACACGGCGCTTCACCTTATTCCATTCACTGCCGCCAAGCTTATACACCTTCGGCTCTTTTCCTTCTGAGCCTACATATTTTTGGATCAAATCTATTTGATCGATAGGTACATAAAG
It contains:
- the yabQ gene encoding spore cortex biosynthesis protein YabQ encodes the protein MSLTTQFVTILTMLAGGMFVGASVDTFERFFHNRNKKSLLEIIYQLLFWLIQAAFLFYILYLANYGELRVYVFVALACGYASYRALFQNLYLKALEVIIRVVSAILRTLKKIIYHLVIWPIKSMIFLIFSLLIVVYKILLKGIILLFLVVFYPIKLVFRLIWRLVPKNMKNYLRHLAGFLDKIKNTMSKWKKRFNK
- the yabP gene encoding sporulation protein YabP, whose protein sequence is MYDKNQNVRSHQQAEHNIKIWNRRNMEISGVKEVDSFDSEEFLLQTSMGYLVIRGQNLQMKNLDLDSGIVSIKGKMYEMSYLDEHQGEKAKGLFSKLFK
- a CDS encoding RNA-binding S4 domain-containing protein, translating into MRLDKFLKISRLIKRRTLAKEVADQGRISINGNQSKAASNVAIGDELTIQFGQKVLTIEVKSLKENVNKNEAASLYEIKKEEPVK
- the yabN gene encoding bifunctional methyltransferase/pyrophosphohydrolase YabN, which gives rise to MNTITVIGLGAGDKEQLPLGIYRQLTSKDKTIYVRTLDHPVIDELQKDGLRFLSFDDVYEKQSQFQGVYETIVEKLVQAAQEADVVYVVPGHPMLAERTVQLLIEKRDHGHVHLDIQGGQSFLDATFTALEIDPIEGLQFLDATDLHREQIQLVNHTILCQVYDSMIASEVKLTLLEDLPPDYPITIVTAAGSSQEQVLTVPLKELDRNVEVNNLTSVYIPPVPKDKLNHQFFRLREVIRVLRGPNGCPWDRKQTHESLRKYLIEEAYEFIDAVNRQDDEHMVEELGDVLLQVMLHSQIGEDEGFFSIDDVIVSVTDKMIRRHPHVFEHVTVNDAEEVVTNWEAIKQEEKGGMPSSILDAVPGSFPALLQAEELQKKAAKVGFDWDSAEPVIEKVKEEWQEFQEARAQGDQVEMEKEFGDWLFAIANLARHYKLNSENALQRTNQKFRTRLAAMEKSAQEKGRSLNDYDLDALEELWVQAKEQHKGVE
- a CDS encoding putative polysaccharide biosynthesis protein — protein: MTNQTSQSVVKGALILTFAGLISKILSAGYRVPLQNITGDLGFYVYQQVYPILGVALILSLYGFPAAISKLVSEFMEEKSFLSLPSFYLPVFSWLMGICGLIFVIGFTQAPAIAAVMGDEKLIPSLRSAFFVFLLVPFISLFRGVFQGMNQMKPTAVSQILDQLIRVSTIIATAVLVIKFDRLYVVGIGASVASFLGACGGLGVLLFFVKKQSIWKNERWSTSVSYIRTILFYGLFICLNYTLLLSMQFVDSLSLVPGLLEFGVEMEKARVLKGVFDRGQPLIQLGTVLASSVALALIPSVTRKRYEKDPEHVKTYMYNSTKISLIISLGATAGLIVLFPEINQLFFQNTQGTNALRVLMLVILFASLSLTTASVLQGLGYVRHTATLILLAIGIKVFGNYWLIPAFGLHGAAVASTIATAFVLAGNIVLLGKEIPLNRWLNMPWLKIGASLTGMILFLTLFHDFGERIMADGRVLLLIYTLTMTTLGGLVYFLLLLTLGTFTKKELEPMPFYNTLQRLLPKGLKS
- the spoVT gene encoding stage V sporulation protein T, whose amino-acid sequence is MKATGIVRRIDDLGRVVIPKEIRRTLRIREGDPLEIFVDREGEVILKKYSPISELGDFAKEYADALSETLEMPVLICDRDEFIAVAGGAKKDYMNRSIGSKVEQVMDSRSMASEKHPTPVEFVRGQEEDVISYIIQPIIAQGDPIGCVVAFNKEGSPLDEGSNKAVQTAASFLAKQME
- the mfd gene encoding transcription-repair coupling factor; translated protein: MQGIKDYLYPQDDIQSVVEGFESGMKEQMVAGLSGASRSLMISVVKESLNRPVLLVTHQLVQAQQLYEDFQELTDSNQVHLYPVNELIASEIAIASPELRSQRIDSLSQWLNQDTGILIAPVAALKRIMPPKSYWEHNQLPFRVGEDIDLDEYLERFVRMGYERTEMVATPGEFSLRGGIMDIYPLTAEYPYRIELFDTEVDSIRTFDSETQRSHEKLKEVFIGPATELLLRDEDFVRAYHRLEEALSHSLQKLTKSEAKETLNQFIEEDLDRLKQQERFQEIYKYIGYFYDRPVSLLDYLPKNGLLILDEMSRIQETANRLDQEEAEWHQSLLEANQMVRDLKISYDWHDTWAKMEHPRLYMSVFMRHIPNTHPQNIVNISSRQMQQFHGQMNLLKSEMDRWQKQDYSVIILAPDENRQEKIQSVLEDYDMEAVIAKDEVKLPLTKPTIMIGNISSGFEWPMHHLAVLTENELFKKRTAKPKRKQKMSNAERIKNYQELKVGDYIVHANHGIGKYLGIETLEMNGNHKDFLMVKYSGNDKLYVPIDQIDLIQKYVGSEGKEPKVYKLGGSEWNKVKRRVQSSVEDIADDLIQLYAEREASKGYAFSKDDEMQREFETAFPYEETEDQIRCIEEIKEDMERIRPMDRLLCGDVGYGKTEVAIRAAFKAIVDGKQVAILVPTTILAQQHYETLQERFQGFGINIGLMSRFRTRKQQKETTDRIRKGLDDIVVGTHRILSKDVQFKDLGLLIVDEEQRFGVKHKEKIKQLKHNVDVLTLTATPIPRTLHMSMLGVRDLSVIETPPANRFPIQTYVLEYNPIFLREAVEREMARDGQVFFLFNRVENIERMAQEIAELVPEARVTFAHGQMNETELENVMFSFLEGEFDVLVSTTIIETGVDIPNVNTLIVYDADRMGLSQLYQLRGRVGRSNRVAYAYFTYQKDKVLTEVAEKRLQAIKEFTELGSGFKIAMRDLSIRGAGNLLGSQQHGFIDSVGFDMYSQMLKDAIEAKRQGKEPEAVQPFQPELDMSMDAYIPEEYIREEKQKIDMYKQFQAIESVEDIHDLRDELIDRFGDYPEEVENLFRVSSIRLYAKQARIESISEKKKKLEMVMESEQSQQIDGAKLFEFANKYGRIVQLGTEDNQLKVTFNWDRKSQLKRYEIVEEFISKLPEMARETTTA